The DNA sequence GGTAGACTGAGAGGCTCCAAAGACATCAGAATAGGCCTCATTCAATgagtgcaacccccaaaaacactggagaaggaggttcctccctcccagctgcctccctcccagtctatggagccctatagaaagcaaagcagcctcacagtgatgtttacttgtgagtaggcagacctgccttggctggtgatcaggccaggcaaaggggaatgtgaggacaccagaagggtcctgatccgatggagctggagtgcaacagaaggcagcccccaccccccaaaaggacaaaaaagaggcttgaactggtaaggggaaagttttctattttgcacttgcaaagccaggagggtctttatcttgatatgcctgaaatagaagaactttaaactgggcactgggagggctggaaatctcactgattctttttggggggttgttattgcaggtagactacagagtaagctccattgaccactatgggacttacttcagagtagacatgcataggcttttgctcacaggctgcaatcctacccacactttcctgagagtaagccccattgaccacaatgggacttacttcagagcagattcacttggtggagcaggactggctcccccttatttaattattttattttaaatcaattatttataattatttattttaatttgcttgatgatgtcacttctggccatggcatcacttccaatgggtcctggacagattgtcattctgaaaagtgggtcccagtgctaacagtttgagaactgctgccataagttgttagtaagttgacacaggggtgggtgtgtgtgtgtgtgtgtacaggggGCCTACccagagagcccccccccccagcaagccaACTGGAGCAGCTCAGCTGCAGCAGAGGAGAGGCTGCCTGCCCCAACAGGAGACAGCCACAGCAGGGGCAGAAAGGGGCCAGCTGCCCTGCCAGGCCCCGGCCCCTCCTGGAGTAGGAGCAGGCCCTCCAGCTGCGGCCCCCACCAGGCTCAGCCTCACCCATCCTCTCCAGCTCCATCTCTGCAGCCGCAGGGCGCCCCTTCACCCGGAAGCGCTCTCTCTGCGGCAACATGCTGCTGCTGGCGGAAGCTTCAGCCACGTCGacggaggagaaagagaaggccGGCGAGGAGGGCCACTAGCAAACGCAGGCAGGGTGAACGTAGATCTAGGAAACATCTAGAGTGACGCTCAGCAGGAACTTCCGGGAATAATGCAgaattatagttttttttttttactattaaaaTAGCACTTCTAAACACAGTGAATCAGACCTgaactggaaggaggaggggattCACTGCCATTAATCAAAGAATAATCCTTTATTGTATTAAGTAATGTCCTTTATTGCCTCTTCATTTAAAGAAATAGTACTTTATCATCACATTTTTTTGGCTTGTCCTGTCACTGCGACGCTAAAATCTTGAGTTTCTCCATTGATTTCTATGGGCCACTCTCACTTGCCCCCCTGGGTGGAGGTTCACTAATGAGACCGCGGAAGTACTATATTGACCTGTTACTCTAGCGCTTTCCTACCTCTTCGCTCGCCGCTGTAAAGCGGAATACGATTGGCTCATCCGTTCCGCGCCAGCCAATGAACAGCCTGCTATTCAAATGAGAAGGTGTCCGGTCTCCGAACGTCACGTGCTTCGAATGCTCGGGGACATGTTATGCCATGCGACCAATGAGCGTCCGCTATGCAAATCAACCCTAGCCGTCTCCCTCTGATCAACCAATAGGCTTCGCGTTGCTGGGCAGGTTATGCAAATTAGGGTCGCTTGCCCCGCCTCCTCTATGGTTGCCCAGGAAAGGCTCTGAAGAAAGGAGGCACGAGCTCCGAAGACAGAAGCAATAGGCGGTGAGTGGAGGGATGCGCAGGCACAGTGGGCATAAGTGATGACGTCAGAAGTGATGCATCATGGGACTGGCTGACCAAACTccgtggagtggggggggggttgattggCCTGAGTCTCATCCGTGGGGTGGCTGTGTTGACACTGGATGCACTGTGGGTCTGGGAGACCTACCCCTTGTGTTGATCTGCACTCTGGAGGACATGGGACTTGCTGGGTAAATTGTTCTTTCCCCAGTGTGcagttaacctgtggaactccttgccacatgatgtgctgTTGTCATCTGGCCTGcttgccttcaaaaggggattgggcaaatttctgtgatggaaaagtccatcacaggatacGTGCATgttttcagagcgcaatcctaacgcactttccagcactggcatagctgtgccaggggggcatgtgctgcatcctgcagttggggggcagtcacggaggcctcctcaaggttagacagtgtttgttcccttacctcagagttgcattgctggaaagtgggttaggatggcacccttagtctgtggaactccttgccacaggatgtggtgatggtacctgacctagatgcctttcaaaggtggactagacagatttctggaggataaaGTCCATAGCaaattacaagtcatgatgtgtaggtgcaacctcctgatttcagaagtttAGAATCAGaagtgcaacatcctgattttagtagatgcaacctcctgattttagaacctcctgattttagaattctGATTTTCAgaatgccgggtgcaagggagtggcaccaggatgcaggtctcttgctgtctcttGTCATCCCTAAGGCACCTGGACAGAAAGCtgaaaggagggacagggttgtaatcatggggttcttcaattattctcatatagtctgggtcaatttgtgttctggtcacgaaaaggagactggattccttgacatactaaatgactgtgccagagtagctagtcatggagctcactagaggacaggtgactctggatttaatattgtgcggcactcaggacctggttagagatgtcaatgttacggagccgttggggaacagtgatcatgctgcaatctgtttcgacatgcacattgggggaagaataccgggcaagtctctcacaaaaacccttgacttcctacgggcggacttccctcaaatgataaggctggttagaaggaggttgaaagggagggtaaaaagagtccagtctctccagagtgcatggaggctgcttaaaacaacagtaacagaggcccagcggaagtgtataccacaaagaaagaagggttccaccaaatccaggaggtgcccgcatggctaacaagccaagttagagaggctgtaaagggcaaggaagcttccttccataaatagaagtcttgccctaatgaggagaataaaaaggaacataaactgtggcaaaagaaatgtaagaaggtgatacgggaggccaagcaagactatgaggaacgcatggccagcaacattaaggggaataatgaaagcttcttcaaatatgttagaagcaggaaacccaccagagaagcgattggccctctggatggtgagggagggaaaggggagataaaaggagacttagagatggcagagaaattaaatgagttctttgcatctgtcttcacggcagaagacctcgggcagataccgctgcccgaacagcccctcctgaccaaggaattaagtcagatagaggttaaaagagaagatgtttcagacctcattgataaattaaagatcaataagtcaccgggccctgatggcatccacccaagaattattaaggaattgaagaatgaagttgcagatctcttgactaaaataggcaacttgtccctcaaaacggccacggtgccagaagattggaggatagcaaatgtcacgcctatctttaaaatgggaaagaggggggacccgggaaactataggccggttcagcctaacatctataccgggtaagatggtggaatgcctcatcaaagatagaatctcaaaacacatagatgaacaggccttgctgagggagaatcagcatggcttctgtaagggtaagtcttgcctcatgaaccttatagaattctttgaaagtggatgcaggagaacctgtagacattatatatctggactttcagaaggcatttgacatggtccctcaccaaaggctactaaaaaaactccacagtcatggaattagaggacgggtcctctcctggattgaaaactggttgaagaccaggaaacagagagtgggtgtcaatgggcaattttcacagtggagagaagtgaaaagcggtgtgcctcaaggatctgtcctgggaccggtgcttttcaacctcttcataaaggacctggagacagggttgagcagtgaggtggctaagtttgcagatgacaccaaacttttccgagtggagaagaccagaagtgattgtgaggaggtccagaaggatctctccagactggcagaatgggcagcaaaatggcagatgcgcttcaatgtcagtaagtgtaaagtcatgcacattggggcaaaaaatcaaaactttagatataggctgatgggttctgagctgcctgtgacagatcaggagagagatcttggggtggtggtggacaggttgatgaaagtgtcgacccagtgtgcggcggcagtgaagaaggccaattctatgcttgggatcgttagaaaaggtattgagaacaaaacggctaatattataatgccgttgtacaaatcgatggtaaggccacaccaggagtattgtgtccagttctggttgccgcatctcaaaaaagacatagtggaaatggaaaaggtgcaaaagagagcgactaagatgattacggggctggggcaccttccttacgaggaaaggctacaacgtttgggcctcttcagcctagaaaagaggcacctgaggggggacatgattgagacatacaaaataatgcaggggatggacagagtcgatagaaagatgctctttacactctcacataacaccagaaccaggggacagccactaaaattgagtgttgggagagttagaacagacaagagaaaatatttctttactcagcgtgtggttggtctgtggaactccttgccgcaggatgtggtgatggcatctggcctggacgcctttaaaaggggattggacaagtttctggaagaaaaatccattacaggttacaaaccatgatgtacatgtgcaacctcctgatttttgaaatgggctatgtcagaattccaatgcaagggagggcaccatgatgcaggtctcttgttatctggtgtgctccctggggcatttggtgggccgctgtgagatacaggaagctggactaaatgggcttaTGGCTTGacccagtggggctattcttatgttcttatgtcccaagCCTCTGCTCTCTCCACCTTCGTAGCAGCCATACTGCAGTTTGGCCACACCAAAGCAACAGCTGTGCTTAACTTGactgttttattttcttcccattccaggcagtgacctCACCAGTCCTCACCAGTCCACACCATGATTGTCTTTCCACCGGGGctaacagaggaagaggaagccctgcagaaaaaATTTGCCAAGCTGAAAAAGAAGGTCAGTTCTTGTTAACCCTGAGAGCAAGTGCCATCTCAGGCAAGCCAGGCCAGGCAAAACAGTAGGGAAGTCGTATGAACCTATGTTAACCTCagtcagacccttggtcttcCTGGCCCAGTGTTCTCAGCTGTGCTTGGAAGCAGTTCTCACATATAGCAGTCCTCCCCAGCCCTGCTATATGAAATCATTGTTAGCTAGTGATGGTGAacattttgggcaggaggtctggtctagagggtagagcctccgtttgcctgaagataacatccgcaggtcgccagttcgaggccaccggcactgtgaatggtgagaccttgaagcagctgacaagctgagccgagttattccacctgctctttggttgAGCGAAGacgcgtcttggctgccctccatgtgagagatgaaggagctgcttgtcagcttgcgtgggaggaaatcggaggccagaatgtgataccagatcataaaagatccacctgaaatgttgtggttcttgaaagatagaacctttcttcgattgtaaaaatccctacggggatttagaacagcgtgcccatgtaaaccgccttgaataaagtttattattattattattattattattattattattattattattattattattattattatttcccggtgtggaagggattgtcactcccagattggccttttcagccacactagacgctgtgccagaaccacctttcagagcgcaataccatagtctttcaagactgaaggttgccaatacaaaaatataatacaaattattattattattattattattattattattattttgggcTCGACATGTCataaatttggaaaatgcctttGCTGGTATGTCACCCTCCTCTCCCAAACAAAAGAGAAGCAATTCTTTATACTACTTCTCTCTGAAACAAACAGGAGCTGTGGGCACTGAGAAGCACGTGCGGCTCTGTTCACTTCAGCAGAAAAGCCTGGGGacgggaggctgcacatggagtGTGTGTAATTAGGAACCTGGGCAGCgtgacatgcatgtcaaaggtgacatgccacaaCATGTCTTTGCATGCCACAACGTTgcatgtcacctttgacatgcatgtcgtaggttcaccatcactgagcTAGAAGTAGCAGAGATGGGgcctgaggcctccttccatgaGTTACAGCTCAGTGGATGCATCATGATAGGGGAATAAGAAAGTTTTGTTAACAGTTTCAGGAAATTGCTGGACTTAGCAAGAGTCTGTCTTGCATAAATTGGATTCAAGACCCTGGGGAAGCTGGCTGTTAGTTCAAATAGGTCTCAAACAGGCCTAGTCTCAATGCAGTTAACAAGGATCAGAGAGGCCAGAAGCAGATTGTAGTCATAAATCCACTGGAACCCATGATCCAGCAGAGCATGTACTTAGGCTGTATCGCCGCACAAACTAGTTGCTCGGTTTTGGTAGCGTATCTGAGTCTTTGGTGTTTAGGGATTGGCTGCTGGAGATCAGCTGACTGAGTGCTCAGGTAGGCTGCACTTGCAGCCTAGATGACATCCTCTAATCACTGAGCAAGGTTTGCTGGGCTTGCAGCAGAAACCACCCCTGTGGCAAAGATCAGTCACCAAAGCCTGGGAACCCTGACTTCACCCATATGCATGTAATGCCTTACAGAAAGGGAGGGAGAGTGAATGGGACATGCCTATTATTCAACAACTTTTTTTGCACTCCAGAAAAAGGCTCTCCTGGCTTTGAAGAAGCAACAGAGTTCAACCAGTCAAGCCAGCCAGGGAGGAATTAAGCGCTGTAAGTCAGGCCTCTGTgagaggaggagatggggtggaatggggcggcTGGGACCTAGAATACGCATTCCCTggttctctctttttctcctcccccccacccagccaTCTCAGACCAGCCAGTAATGGACACAGCAACTGCTACAGAGCAGGCCAAGATGCTGGTGAAGACTGGGGCAATCAGCGCTATTAAAGCAGAGAACAAGAACTCTGGGTTCAAGCGTTCCCGCACCCTGGAGGGAAAGCTAAAGGTAAGCTGGATCAACAAGGAGGTGTCATGGAACCAGTGTGATGGAACTGGTCATGTTCAACATGCTCCTAAACTTGGTGTGTTTTTTAGGATCCAGAGAAAGGACCAGCCCCGACTTTCCAGCCGTTTCAGCGCAGTATCTCAGCGGATGACGATTCCCAAGAGGTACCTGAAGTTTGGCCTGTCTGGTAGGGGAGGGAAGTCTAATGGTTAGAGCAGAACGGTGTGGCCTGCTTTGCTTGAGAGACCAtcctgctctgcttctcccttgcCATTGGGTCACAGTACCCAGCTGTGGTGGCTATCTTGTTTCTTTTATGGAGATTTTCCTGTTTCTCCAAACCAGAGGTGTTGTGACATAGGTGCAGAAATAAGTCTTTAAGAATTGTCTATGGTGGAGTGAGCCCAGTTGCATCTTGGGTTAGGCTGCCAAGGTCCTGGGGTTGTTGCAAGCTGCATCCTATGTAGtgggagacagagagggagaACTTTGTGGTTTGACTGTGGTCCAAGTGCATCCGGATGCCACTCCGGCAGGAAGTCAATGGATCTCCAAGAAAGCAGTTTAGACCAAACTTCCAGTGTGGAGTAGTCGAGGGAATAGATGTTAAGGAGCAACAATGTCTCTGTTTTGAGCTATCCACAAATTGCTTTTACACTTCCTGTGAGCCAGAGTTTGGCTGCTGTGCTTAGAATCTACAACATGATATTCTTAGACACACAATGAAGGCAGAAAACTGGGTCCATCAGATCTTTGGTAAGGTTAGAAGGAAAATGAAGTTGTTCCAGTCATCAGATTGCAACACTCTGTTACAGTGAAATGcctgactttttttgtttgttttcttttagtcACGGCGCCCCCAGAGGAAGTCTCTCTATGAAAGGTTAGTTCTGCTCATACGAGTTCAGTGCGTCATAAAATCAAGACGATTGCCACATTTGAAATTTGGTGTGAGAAAATCTCCTCTGTGAGGGGTATAATCTGGTCAGATGTCGGAGAAACATAGAGTGGTGGGAAGTCCTGGTGATGGAGCTGCAAGCACTTGTGTCCTACAAGGCTTACAGGTGGTGTGTTTTACATGCAACCCAtcgaggacccagtcctatccaactttccagtgctggtgcagccatgccaatggggcgtgcactgcatcctgtggtggtggggcagtcacagaagactcctcaaggtatggaaatatttgttccattacctcaaggctgcattgcggctgcaccagtgctggaaagttgcataggactgaGCCGTCAGTCTCCTACTGTCATGCTGTCCAGGTTCCACCCACCTACAGGATGGGAACAGGGGTTTTAAAACTCATCCTTTCCGAATGTTGTAACGTTGTTGATACGCCTGCcctcatatgccaataaaggtggatgatgatgatgatgatgattaagatACACCTGCCCATCTTGCCCCCTTCTTGCATGCTGTTTTCCAGCTTTGTGAGTTCTAGCGATCGACTGCGGGATCCAGAGAAAGATCCAGAAGCAAGCAGGGATACGGACAAGGAATCCGATCGGGGTGAAAACCTGCGTGGCTTTGAGTGGGACTATGATCGGGATCGCAGCAGGGATCGCAGCAGGGACCGAGACAGAGACCGAGACCGAGACAGGGACCGCGACAGAGACCGTGATCGTGATCGTGACCGAGACAGAGAGCGTGACCGCGACAGAGAGGGCAGCTTTCGCCGTAAGAAATTCTCGGGTCTTCCAGAGGGGGCATCTTGGAGCTAGAGTACATGTGTAGTGCCCTCTTGGTGCGCATTATGATGTTGTGAAGAGAGCCTGGCATCAGGTTGGAGGGTTCTTTGGGTAAGCCACACCTATAGCCGATAGCAAGCAGAGGTCAGTTGGGAACCAGGGAGCCTGGGAGAGTAGGTAAGATCTCAAGAGGGTTTGGTGTCCAACAAGTTTGGGAAGGCTCTGGAACAAAAATAACTGACCTCGCTTTAGCTGCGCAGGTGACATCCTTAGCCATGCATATGACATCCCATATAAAAATCTTCTGGCTGTGCCAAAGCTCCTAATGTTTTCTAAGTAACACCCATAGAGTACTGCTATGTCCACATGGCTGTTCTCTCTCCTCTGGCATTTGTTTTCCTGTAGGCAGTTTTAATTTGCCCTGTGCAATCAGGCATGTCCCAGCTAAGTGGCTTCTCCCCAGTGGCGTTGCggaggggggggtgcaggcctcaccgggtgatgtgcacaggagggtgacaccactggccaaaattttttaaaattgtggtatttttgaataataccatcacgttatatatcatttgatgtgtgatttcatgggTAATGCCATAAAACAAACCACAGCGAAATGTCAAATGTTCTTTCATTCTGTCAAACATTCCGTCAAATGTTATAGCCCCCAAACCAGTGGgtgtggggtgatggtgcatgACCATTCCCATCATTTGTGGTGTTGCCCCGTCCAgtgcatgggaggatgtccatctTGGGGATGACACACTGCCCCTTCCTCTCGCAACTTGCCCCCAAAGGACTACAGAAGAGCCATCTTAGCTTGAAAGGCGTGAAGTGAAATAGGCAGGGAAGCAACCTTGAGATAGGGCTCCTGCTCTTTTAAGGCTGTTACTGCTGGGGAGTAAGGGAGGACAGTTGGATTTGTTTAAAGAAGCAGGAGACTACTAGATAGGTGGGTGTAGGGGGGCTAGAGGAGCAAAGATCAGAGGCAGGGATGTATCGTAATACAAaggcagagagatggcagcatgAGAGGAGTGTGAGGCCATTGGCCATATTCCATAATATAAGTTTGCCTTGAAGGTTCTGCAAGACTCTTGACAGTTTTTGTGCTTCTAGGCCTGTTTCTGACCTGCCTTTCCATCCTTCTCCCAACCCAGGGTCAGATTCTTTCCCAGACCGGCGAGCCCCACGCAAAGGGAATACCGTGTACGTGTACGGAGCAGACATGAACCAAACCATGCTGCGCACCGCTTTCTCTGCCTTCGGGAACATCATTGACCTTTCCATGGACAACCCCCGCAAGTGAGTAGTGGCAAGAAGCAGGACTGGGACCGCAGGTGCTGAGGAACAGGGGCACCAGTGGctaaggaacagggccttctcagtggtggcaccccagTTGTGGATTTCCCTCCTGAGGGAATGAGGAATAGCTCCCTCCTTGGAAACCTTAAGGCCTTTTTATTCAGGATTGCATTCGATAGCCGGCAAGATGGGCTGACGTTTTAATCAAACATAATTTTCACGGTTTTATGTGATCCGTTGGGGTTTGCCTTGCttcattgttttaattgtttttaatgtgttatcattgttgtttttaattctgtaagCCACCTGGATTGTCGGCGGgagtataaattctttaaataaatatttattttcctctCCACAGTTGTGCTTTTGTCACTTTTGAGAAGATGGAGTCAGCAGATCAAGCCATTGCTGAGGTACTGTCCTTGCTGCTTGTAGCACGTCTGAGAA is a window from the Tiliqua scincoides isolate rTilSci1 chromosome 2, rTilSci1.hap2, whole genome shotgun sequence genome containing:
- the NELFE gene encoding negative elongation factor E; the encoded protein is MIVFPPGLTEEEEALQKKFAKLKKKKKALLALKKQQSSTSQASQGGIKRSISDQPVMDTATATEQAKMLVKTGAISAIKAENKNSGFKRSRTLEGKLKDPEKGPAPTFQPFQRSISADDDSQESRRPQRKSLYESFVSSSDRLRDPEKDPEASRDTDKESDRGENLRGFEWDYDRDRSRDRSRDRDRDRDRDRDRDRDRDRDRDRDRERDRDREGSFRRSDSFPDRRAPRKGNTVYVYGADMNQTMLRTAFSAFGNIIDLSMDNPRNCAFVTFEKMESADQAIAELNGAIVEDVQLKVSIARKQPMLDAATGKSVWGSLAVKNSVKGSHRDKRSQVVYNEDMF